tattaaaaaaataatcacgcatcttcatcataaaaataagagcagaaatttaattttaagctcTCGAGAAAGGGGGATTAAAAAAAGCTAAATAAATAGTTTACAGATATGAGAATTTaagtgaaaattatgaaaatacattgaaaatacaaaaatacaaaattttgacCGACACACTGAAAACCGGCCAGTACATCAAAAATTGGTCTGTATTGACCGAAACGCACCGACATAGCCAATATTTGACCCGATACGAAACAATTATCTCCTTCATGCCCATTACTGGTCCAACACGATAAATACCAACCGGTACGACACAATATTCAAAACCTTGGTCCTGACTTCTACTATCAATGCTATGTGCATGGTCCCGAGTCCGTGCATCAAgcattttttattggtaaatagaaaattatattcatcatttcacACAATACACTATAGGTCTGTTTGGGATTATGAtaggagttttaaaaaatatttaaataacttCAAAgtctttttaatagaaaaattatgttgtttaggtgttacatattaaaacacttttaatttcaaataagttaaaaagtacaTTTGAAGAAAATCATCAGACgtatttttaagaataatgcagaacgtaattcaaattttaaaaaaattgtccaTGGACGAAAATACCCATACAGTttcaaataattacaacttttaaactttcaagAACATTGtcctaatttttaaaaattcaaatagtCATCATTTTACCTtagaaaacactttcttaatttattttcaaacaaacgtAACGTGTTTGacagtgttttaaatatatggttaccaaacagtgcataattttttaatagtttaacTTATCACTTATTTTATAAGCTATAAGTCCTAAAGATATAAGCTATATTTTTCACCGCAATCTCAAACATACActatacaatttttttcctcttatcaaattaaaaatggTGCTTATCATTCACACATCACGTAAcaacatgtgatttatcatttttatcattttatttaaatacacatatttacgcatcaatatgtatgtatttaaatagaatgacaaaaatgataaatcacatattggtaTGTGGTGTAATGaatgataagtataatttttttcatttgaatattcaaacaccacaaacacaaccatttttcaattttagatttttaactttttcatttaaacGGATGATTGAAGAATGAGATGAAgtgataattttatgaatagtaataaaatggtttgtaagtaataagataatttgaattaaatatttattaggtttatgaaatgaaagaaaaaaagttgaacaaaaagtattataaagtttaatattgttagaatataaaattttaatattatttttgttttataatttgaaaaagttgaactgtattttgtttttttatttaaggcTGGGTTTGGATAAACAAACatctttatctcatctcatccaatttcatcattataactttccaaaattctcatataaaaatataataaacaattcaattttttcaaatccaaaaataaaaataatgctaaaaaattatatctaacaatattttatttaattattattcaaaacatATTATCTCGTCTCTGTCTATCCAAACACAAtctagaaatttaaaaaatttgtaatgattaatttaaaaattttgcaatGATTAGTATTTAGGAagaagataagatgagatgaaacatgttttcaaatatctatttaatcattatataatcattacaacattttcatacttctaaataaaacacaaaaaataatttaattttttcaaatcacaaaacaaaaataatattaaataatttataacattattttaactttgtaatatttttatttaatattttatctataatttcccaaaatcccataaaacatataaagtcaaattattttactgttattcacatttcatctcattatccaaactaggTTTTAGGCTCCGTTTGGTTTTACATATGGTTTCAGTCCATTTCATCCAAACACCGttaaaatacaaacacttttcagtttaaactttttaatttttttatataatcattacaattttttaaattttcaagcaaaacacaaaaaataatttaatttttctaaacaccaaaacataaattattttaaaaatcacattctagcaatatttgaactttataatatttttattcaatattttatctttcatttcccaaaactacTTAAAACATCTTATTCAAACCattttaatactattcacaaactatctatctattattcacatatttctcattacatttcatctcatatggAAAACTAAACGAGACTCTAATTGGTTTGGtgtcacaaaattttcaaatcatctcatcttatttcaacatctaaatttcattcaaatacaattatttttcaatttaaaaatatcaaaactttgTCATCTTCATTACAActataaaaaaacttcaaaacaaaacaaacaaacaaaaattcactttttttaaattttaaaacaaaaattatattctaatcattttttaactttataatttttttatttaattttttctatctcattttctaaaatttcataaaaaaacttaattggGTATAACCAAACGATAACTTAATTGTGGAAAGAAATAGATGTATCATGTAAATTCTATAACATTTAGATCTAGTTTAGATATTGATAtgtgatgaaaaatttatgaataatagtaaaataatttgtaaatataataaaattgtttgagttaagatgtttgatAAGGTTTTTGAAGATGAGATAgaagaaagttgaataaaaatattataatattattataatataattttttaatataatttttatttcaagatttgagaaagttgaattgatttttatattttatttaaaatttataatgattaaataaaaatttaaaattgaaaagtttttgtatttgagtgatatctATATGTTAAGATGAGACAAGATAagatctcaacatccaaacaagcccttaatactttgtaaatttattatgaataatattaaattcagTGTTCATgcacaacattaaaaaaatgaaattcatcgttaaaagttaaaatttatactaTACCGAGTCTCACATTTACCCATattcaattctatttttttttctttttctaatcaagcataCTTAATATtgatagaaataataatagtatatattgtCTAATGGAGGGTAATTTCCAGTGTCAATATACATAATACATTTAGGAAGATTACCTAAAAGTAtacaattaaaagataaattggTTGTTGTCTATTATATCACCAAGTGCGTATAtcaattttacaatttataaattttgttgaaGCTCGAATCTTTTTTAGAGTGTAGATTTTGAtagatgaaaaaatgataaatacacattattttttacaaatattttatacaacaatattttaaaaggagggttatttttataaattagcTTACAAAAGTAACGTGATTTTACTAAGGCCTATTTTGAATATTGAGAATAActgattaatatttattattttattattattttttacatatttttcactattatttaatattttattattattttttaagattttttactattattcatagattaCTTCATAatatctcattatctaaatacaacctaaaatatcattattttataatatatattataaaatgtattataaaatatttcgtGTGAACATTTCCTTCCAAAATGAATGtagttttttaaaagtattttgcCAATTGTAATACAGAAGAGCTGCTGagaccagtgttttaaatttcgtatcaTACTGGCTGGTACGATCGAAATTTTTTGTACCGACCATGCGGCCGGTATAGGTACTATACccgtttcgtaccggccggtatcggcctcaatttcgacctgtgttttttttttttcattttttcaaactacaaatatattttttaacccccaattaaaactagattatttataatttatatatatttatatataatttatttatatgtagactattattttaaaatataatttttatatataatttatttatatatcgactatcctaaaatattattttaaaatattattttaaaacaaaattaatatcaaaatattttattttaatgtcttAATACAtttacgatattcaaaacattggctGAGACTATTAAGACTGGATTTGTTACCCACGCTGAATTCCGTGACGTTAGTTTTCACTTTTGTGCCGCATCGGCCAACTCACAAAAAAATAtcgaaaaaaatttcaaagccatcgttaaatgttaattgtaattaTTGCAAGTGTTtaacacaaaaaaaagaagtaattatTATAGGTTTACAAGCCACGCACCGCGGGCCAGGAGCGCCAGTATAACGGTCATTCTCAGTTTCCAAagccaaacaaacaaacacacccCCATAAACCCTCATTCCGTTGGCACCCTTCCCCAGGCTCCGTAAAAGGTCTCCCTCCATCCATCTCTCTCCGCATAAATCAAAATACTGAAAACCTTGCCATAGACCCAAAATCTGGTTTTATTTTCCTCCCGCTCAATGGCAATCATGCGAAACAGAAGATTGGGAGTTCAGGAAGTAAGCACTAATAGCAGTACTAAAGTAAGGGCTTTGATAGATAGGCGGTGCTTGGCTCCGCTGGCGCTGAACGGCGACGTAGAGGAGGAGCCAGCGAGCTGTGCAGTGAACCAGCCATACCATAGGTTGCCTCAACAGCTCCACGTCAATCTGTCCGTCCTCAAACTCGACGGCTCTCTCTTCGGTACCTTCTCTTTAtgttactcacttttttttgttttcaaattttgttgtgtttttggGCTTGTTCGAAACTGTTCTCTTATAAccgtttttttgtttttggttgggTCCCCATTTTCTTgcttagtgttttttttttttgaaatatcttGCTTAGTGTTCTGATTTGCCATTACACGACACTAATGtgacatgcataaaaaaattcctTGTTTTATTTCCACAGATGTTTGTGTCTCCCAGAATGCCACTGTAGCAGAACTAAAGTGGGCCGTAGAGGAAGTTTTTGCTTCACGCCAAAAGGAAATTTCTTGGTAAACTCATGACTCATTATTTAGCCCGTAGCTGATGAAGGCTTCAGAACAGTATATTTTAATCGATGGGTTTGAGAAAACTTATTTATATGGTGTGTTTTGATTGGCTTATGTATATAGCTTTTGATTATTGGGATTATAGTTTATAGTGTAGAagttattttttggttttttttttttcagaaaaaaaaaaaatttgttgcttTGGTTTCGATGTGGTTAGGTCGCATGTGTGGGGGCACTTTTGCTTAACTTATGATGGCCAGAAGCTAATTAATGACAAGGTGTGTCTTCCAAAATTTGGGATCAAGGATGGTGATCAGGTCTGTCACTTGTTTTTCTTACTGATCTTTGGCGCATTGGATTTGTTGATTTGCATTTGCAAGAAATTCGTATTATTTTAAGATGGTAATGTGCACATAGcacttgaaaaaattgtaactgCATACTCAAATACACGACTTCTCCGAAACTAAAcccaatccaaaaaataaaaagaaaaagaaaaagaaaaagaaaagaaagaaaaggactATTAGAGAGATCTTTTGTCCATTTATTAGCTTCAAGATTAGATCTTAAAGGTTCTATATCAGTATTGTTGcttagttttttcctttttccgaGCGGTGCTGCTTACAAGTTCTGATGTGTCATTTCGTGGTTCATGCAGCTTCAATTCATTCGGCATATGTCCATCCAGAATTCACCATTGAGAGAAAGACCCAAGAACAACTTTGCTTACAAATTGCTGTCATTGTAAGAATCTCTATTTGGTTCTTTCTTGTCATGGATACACAGTTATGCTCTGCACATTCTCACTCACAGGTAGTTTTGGATATTCATTCAACAATTGCATGGAATGTTTTCAGACCTGGCGCTCAGACGCTCTAGTCAAGCACAAAGATGCATTAGGGCAGTTTCATATGCGTCTTAGGTTTTGCAAATACATATTGTGTAGATCACTGTAGCAGATTGGTGGAATAAATTAAGCACGTGTAGGAAATTGAGAGGCGCTATCAAAATAAGCCGACTTTAGGTGTAGAAACCAGAATAGGAATGCTCTGTAAGCATCCATTTTGGCCCAGATATGTGTAATTTAGGCTGAGTGATCTAGCAGAAAT
Above is a genomic segment from Juglans microcarpa x Juglans regia isolate MS1-56 chromosome 1D, Jm3101_v1.0, whole genome shotgun sequence containing:
- the LOC121248035 gene encoding uncharacterized protein LOC121248035; the protein is MAIMRNRRLGVQEVSTNSSTKVRALIDRRCLAPLALNGDVEEEPASCAVNQPYHRLPQQLHVNLSVLKLDGSLFDVCVSQNATVAELKWAVEEVFASRQKEISWSHVWGHFCLTYDGQKLINDKVCLPKFGIKDGDQLQFIRHMSIQNSPLRERPKNNFAYKLLSLSSSKSNANEEKKETGSGDISNDENQDSSKCDGYNENQEEDPIPESKFARVFRGWLSTSSLRGITGNGSEGRGPSTSRFAASCLVGGSGSSTKYIGLKHGRKWT